TTTTCAATTATTGGCTTGTCGAAGGTCTCAACTCCCTCATCATCGAAGGATGCGAAGCCAGGAAGGGTTGTGTCTCTGGGCTTGTCGAGAAGCGTTAAAGCTTCAGCGGCAACCTTGTCGCCAGGCTTGTATTTCAAGAACATTGAGAATCCCATTAAGACTGCCATAGCAGAAGCCATGAAAGTAAGGTAATTAATTAGGTTTCCAACCACTAATGGGGAGAGAATCACTGTGTATTTGCCAGGAGTGAACTCTACTTTCTTATTGGAAACTGTCGCTAAATACCCTGCTCGATCCCCTACTTCCACGAGTTTTGATTCATCTAGCCTAGTACCTCCATAAGCCCAGTGACCGCTGAACTCTCCTTTAAACGATCTTAAGTAAGCCTCAACAATTGTTTTCGATTCTGATGCCTCGAACCCTCTACTATTGAGGACGCTCCTGGTCTCATGTCCTAGTGTTAATGTCCCGGCAACACGGTCTACATTATATTTCAAGGCTGCTTCAATCATTTTGTAAACAAGCTTCCCAGGCTCGTTCCTAGCAGATAGCACGTTCGGGTCGACGCCGCCTTCCACAGGTCTCACGATACTTGGCTCCGGTAAAGGAGCGTATATTTCGGCCTCCTCAATCTTTTTAGCTATACTGGGGAGTTGTTCAACATCTTTTAATAATGTTTCAGGGTCTTTTGTCGAAAACTCTAGTAAGAATAATCGCCTATCCTTTGCTAGCCTTAGTGAGATATCGGTAATTTTCCAACTTTGAACCACGGAGGGCTCGGTATTCCAGAGCTTCACCATTACATTATCTCGCGTGACAATGCTAACTGCTACTTCATCAAACTTGTTCTTCAAGTTTTCAATAATCTTACGTCCAAGCTCGAGATCCACACTCATTAAGCCCTCACCCCCAGCGGTATCTTTTTCAATCTAACATTGGGGCCACCAAACCATACGGGAACACCTTGCGAGGGCTCTCCCTTCCCACACGTCCCCGGGTAGAACGCAAGGTTTTTATCAACCCCTACTATGCTACTATAGAATCCTTGGGTGGTAATCTCCAGGATAGGGTCTCTTACAGGCTCTGCGAGCTCGCCGTTTCTTATCATATATGCTTCTAATCCTACATACCTCTGATTCCATCTAACATCGTCAATATTCCACTCCATGTAAGACTTGAGATAAACCCCGAGCTCGATGTCTTCTATAAGTTCTTCGAAATCCATGTCTCCTGGTTTAAAGTACGTGTTGCTCATTCTTATAATGGGTTCGGACGCGTAATCCATGGCTCGAGCAGCTCCATTACTACTGGTTCCGAACAAGAAGGCTGTGTGCCTATTGTGCAATGGCTCGTGAATCAACCCCTCTTTATACAAGTATCTCGGTTTAGCTGGAACCCCTTCATCATCGTAAAGATAGAAGCCGTTGCTCCCCGGGATGGTTGGATCTTCTATCACCGTTGCATATTCATTGCCAATCCTGAACGAGCCTATCATGGAGGGTTTCACGTATGATTCTCCTGCCTGTGCTGCTTCACGTCCCAGGATCCTATCAGCCTCCATCGGGTGTCCAGCAGACTCGTGA
This is a stretch of genomic DNA from Thermosphaera aggregans DSM 11486. It encodes these proteins:
- a CDS encoding TldD/PmbA family protein; translation: MSVDLELGRKIIENLKNKFDEVAVSIVTRDNVMVKLWNTEPSVVQSWKITDISLRLAKDRRLFLLEFSTKDPETLLKDVEQLPSIAKKIEEAEIYAPLPEPSIVRPVEGGVDPNVLSARNEPGKLVYKMIEAALKYNVDRVAGTLTLGHETRSVLNSRGFEASESKTIVEAYLRSFKGEFSGHWAYGGTRLDESKLVEVGDRAGYLATVSNKKVEFTPGKYTVILSPLVVGNLINYLTFMASAMAVLMGFSMFLKYKPGDKVAAEALTLLDKPRDTTLPGFASFDDEGVETFDKPIIENGRLVNLLHNVSTASKMGVKSTGNAGWMFPRSWNLELSPGELSEKDLFKDVDKGVFFSNNWYTRYQNYAEGVFSTVSRDATLYVENGEVVGQVGRVRLSTSFPILLTNTAGCTRERYDVMWWEVRTPSRIPYLVAREIMVTRPEI